The genomic stretch ACAATGGATAAATTGAAAGAAAAAGGTCATCCTTTAGCATACGTTGGTGATGTTGTGGGTACAGGAAGTTCTCGAAAATCAGGGATCAACTCTGTTCAATGGCACATGGGTAGAGATATTCCAGGTGTACCAAATAAAAGAACAGGTGGAGTTGTTATTGGTTCAATCATTGCTCCAATTTTCTTCAACACTGCTGAAGATTCAGGATGTTTACCAATCCAAGCGCCAGTTGATGAGTTAGAAACGGGTGATGTTATTGTTCTTAAACCATATGCGGGTGTAATTGAAAAGAATGGTTCAGTTGTTTCTGAATTTAATCTTGCTCCAAACACTTTAACAGATGAAATGAGAGCAGGTGGACGAATTCCATTAATCATTGGTAAAGGTTTAACTGCAAAAGCAAGAGAGGCTTTAGGATTAGGTGCATCTGATATTTTTATTGCTCCAACTCAACCAGAAGATAATGGTAAAGGGTATACTCAAGCACAAAAAATGGTGGGTAGAGCGTGTGGTCTTGAAGGTGTTAAACCAGGTATGTATGTTGAGCCAGTTTGTACAACTGTTGGTTCCCAAGATACAACAGGACCTATGACAAGAGATGAGATTAAAGAGCTTGCAGCACTTAGCTTTGGTGCAGATATGGTAATGCAATCATTCTGTCACACTGCTGCTTATCCAAAACCAGCAGACATCAACTTACAACACACATTGCCAGAGTTCATTACTTCAAGAAGTGGTGTTACTTTAAGACCAGGTGACGGTGTTATTCACTCGTGGTTAAACAGACTTTGTTTACCAGATACAGTTGGTACGGGTGGAGATTCACACACAAGATTCCCAATTGGTATCTCTTTCCCTGCAGGTTCTGGACTTGTAGCATTCGCAGGTGTTACTGGTATGATGCCTTTAACTATGCCTGAATCAGTTCACGTTAAATTTACAGGTGAATTACAACCAGGTATCACTTTAAGAGACTTAGTTAATGCTATTCCTTACCAAGCGATTAAAGATGGTCTTTTAACAGTTCCTAAGAAAAACAAAAAGAATATCTTTGCTGGTAACGTAATTGAGATTTCTGGTCTTCCACAACTTAAAGTTGAACAAGCATTTGAGCTTTCAGATGCAGCAGCAGAGAGATCAGCAGCAGCTTGTTCTGTTCAATTAGATAAAGAACCAATCATTGAGTACTTATCTTCTAACATCGCTTTAATTGAGAAAATGATTGAAGAGGGTTATCAAGATGCTAGAACGCTTCAAAGAAGAGCGGATAAAATGAAAGAGTGGATTGCTAATCCTGAGTTATTAACTCCAGATGCAGACGCAGAGTATTTAGCAACTATCGAAATCAACTTAAATGAAATCACTGAGCCATTATTAGCTTGTCCTAACGATCCAGATGATGTTGATACATTATCAAACATCTTAGCTGATCCAAACAGACCAACTGAGAAAATTGACGAAGTATTTGTTGGTTCTTGTATGACAAATATCGGTCTATTTAGAGCTTTAGGTGAAGTTCTTAAAGGTGAAGGTCCAGTTCCAGCTAAATTATGGATTGCTCCTCCAACAAAAATGGATCAACAACAATTAACTGAAGAGGGTTACTATGCAGTATTTGGTGCTGCTGGTGCACGACTTGAAATCCCAGGATGTTCTTTATGTATGGGTAACCAAGCAAACGTTGGTCAAGGTGCAGTTGTATTCTCAACAAGTACTAGAAACTTTGACAACAGACTTGGTAAAGACTCTAAAGTTTACTTAGGTTCTGCAGAAGTTGCAGCGCTTGCAGCTTTACTTGGACGACTTCCAACTAAAGAAGAGTACTTAAACATGGTACCTAAGAAAATCACTCCTGAAAAAAGAGATGATATTTATAAATACTTAAACTTCCACACTATCAGTGATGCGGAATTAACAAACCTAGTACACTCTTAATAGTAACACTTAAGCCCATTTTATGGGCTTAAGCTCTATTTCTTCTCTCTTTTTAATCTCTCTTAAAAATTTTTTCATTATAATGTGGGTAATTTTAAATATAAGGTAAGACCTTGTCAGCTAAAGAGACAAAAAAAATTTCAATTATCGAAAAATCACTTAAACTTTTTTCTAAAAAAGGGTTTTACAATACCACTATTCCGGACATTGCTAAAGCAATGAAGATGAGTGTGGGAAATATGTACAACTATTTTCCTTCTAAAGAAGAGCTTGCAAAATGTGCCATTAAATATTCTACCAATGTATTAGCACAAGATTTACGTGAAGTGAACAATATGGACATTTCTTCAAAAGAGAAAATTTATGAATTTACACGAAAATATTTTAAACGCGTTAAAAAAACACCTGAAATCATAGAGTATTTTTTACGAGTCTACCTCTCAAACAGAGAGGTATTTAACCAAGGATGCGAAGGTTTTCTTTGCGTTGGAGAGTTTGTAACAGAAGTGATGATTCTGCTTGATGAGGGTGCGGCTAAAAAAGAGTTTCGAGACCAAGACTTCTTTGCTGCCTTTGGTATGTTTATGGGAAGCTTAGGTGGTTTTGCATTTTTAAGCGGTGAAAAAGTACTGGAAAAAGACCTCTTAGATTACAGCGATTTGATTGCTGAAAACATCTATCGAGCACTGAAGTATGAGGAATAAACCAAAAGTTGTTTGGATTCAAGCCCTTACATGTAATGGCAATACACAATCACTTTTAAGTTCAAACGCCTCGCGTTTTGAACAGTTCCTTAATCAGTTTGAGCTTGTTTATCACCCCAGCTTAACACACCATACAACTTTAAATGATGTTCTTCAATCCAATGCCTCGTATGATTTTTTACTCATAGAGGGTGCTTTAACTTCAAATACTCAATTTTTAACCTTAAGTGACCAAAGCAGTACGGCAATTGTAGAAAAACTCATCAAACGTTCACATTATGTGATTGCAGTGGGA from Candidatus Marinarcus aquaticus encodes the following:
- a CDS encoding bifunctional aconitate hydratase 2/2-methylisocitrate dehydratase, with the translated sequence MSLLADYRAHTEERAKEGNLPPLALTAEQTAQLVELLKASTVEDAEYALELFKNKVNPGVDDAAYVKAAFLNDVVQGNVSCSVISKIEAIEILGTMMGGFNVTPLVEALKIDEVAEAAAKQLKNTILVYDSFNDVKELADGGNVKAKEVIESWANAEWFTNKPALEEEITLTVYKIPGETNTDDLSPATVAFTRADIPLHATAMLQSRMEDPLNTMDKLKEKGHPLAYVGDVVGTGSSRKSGINSVQWHMGRDIPGVPNKRTGGVVIGSIIAPIFFNTAEDSGCLPIQAPVDELETGDVIVLKPYAGVIEKNGSVVSEFNLAPNTLTDEMRAGGRIPLIIGKGLTAKAREALGLGASDIFIAPTQPEDNGKGYTQAQKMVGRACGLEGVKPGMYVEPVCTTVGSQDTTGPMTRDEIKELAALSFGADMVMQSFCHTAAYPKPADINLQHTLPEFITSRSGVTLRPGDGVIHSWLNRLCLPDTVGTGGDSHTRFPIGISFPAGSGLVAFAGVTGMMPLTMPESVHVKFTGELQPGITLRDLVNAIPYQAIKDGLLTVPKKNKKNIFAGNVIEISGLPQLKVEQAFELSDAAAERSAAACSVQLDKEPIIEYLSSNIALIEKMIEEGYQDARTLQRRADKMKEWIANPELLTPDADAEYLATIEINLNEITEPLLACPNDPDDVDTLSNILADPNRPTEKIDEVFVGSCMTNIGLFRALGEVLKGEGPVPAKLWIAPPTKMDQQQLTEEGYYAVFGAAGARLEIPGCSLCMGNQANVGQGAVVFSTSTRNFDNRLGKDSKVYLGSAEVAALAALLGRLPTKEEYLNMVPKKITPEKRDDIYKYLNFHTISDAELTNLVHS
- a CDS encoding TetR/AcrR family transcriptional regulator — protein: MSAKETKKISIIEKSLKLFSKKGFYNTTIPDIAKAMKMSVGNMYNYFPSKEELAKCAIKYSTNVLAQDLREVNNMDISSKEKIYEFTRKYFKRVKKTPEIIEYFLRVYLSNREVFNQGCEGFLCVGEFVTEVMILLDEGAAKKEFRDQDFFAAFGMFMGSLGGFAFLSGEKVLEKDLLDYSDLIAENIYRALKYEE